A stretch of the Papaver somniferum cultivar HN1 chromosome 6, ASM357369v1, whole genome shotgun sequence genome encodes the following:
- the LOC113289552 gene encoding uncharacterized protein LOC113289552 isoform X1, which yields MKVPGGILSSRVSSSSTTTTTTSAFPKLFLHRHSRSKSTNAAANFRCSSSAATSDHISYIKDVAATRPPEHLNSLLNMLQSKGETIVSPGARKGLIPLAIPLSKSQSGTITALLRWPTAPPGMEMPVVEVRQYGVWLLAKNVDQYIHRILAEADANNPADSSNELFDASSEVGRKLYRRGDFSKSKLPNLDVYLLKKVGMFPDILECKVMQHFEKGDHVSAMVTGEFYTNKEHFPGFGRPFVFNAEVLLKVGRKLEAKDAARGALKSPWWTLGCRYQEVAEIAEWEDEQIEFIKEKVSEQGKQEDLQKGKAPAQVSLDEAAFLLDLASIDGTWSDFEQRIAECYEEAGLNDISKFVLHRD from the exons ATGAAAGTTCCTGGAGGAATTCTATCGAGTAgagtttcatcatcttcaaccaccACGACTACTACTTCAGCATTCCCCAAGTTGTTTCTTCACCGCCACAGCCGCAGTAAAAGTACCAATGCCGCTGCTAATTTCAGATGCTCCTCTTCAGCAGCAACTTCTG ATCACATATCATACATTAAAGATGTAGCTGCAACGCGACCACCAGAACATCTCAATTCTTTGTTGAATATGCTTCAATCTAAAG gtGAAACCATTGTCTCTCCTGGAGCAAGAAAAGGGTTAATCCCTCTTGCTATTCCACTATCAAAAAGCCAGTCAG GCACTATCACTGCATTGTTGAGATGGCCAACAGCTCCACCAGG GATGGAGATGCCAGTTGTGGAAGTCCGTCAGTACGGGGTGTGGCTTTTAGCCAAGAAT GTCGATCAATACATTCATAGAATTTTGGCTGAGGCAGATGCCAACAACCCTGCAGACAGTAGCAATGAGCTATTTGATGCTTCATCTGAGGTTGGTAGAAAGCTTTATAGGAGGGGTGACTTCTCTAAATCTAAGCTTCCAAATCTTGATGTCTACCTTTTGAAGAAG GTTGGCATGTTTCCGGACATCTTAGAATGTAAAGTGATGCAACATTTTGAGAAAGGCGACCAT GTTTCAGCGATGGTGACCGGGGAGTTTTATACGAACAAGGAGCATTTTCCTGGTTTTGGACGGCCTTTTGTGTTTAATGCAGAGGTTTTGCTGAA GGTTGGGCGTAAATTAGAAGCAAAGGATGCTGCAAGAGGAGCACTAAAATCACCATGGTGGACGTTGGGATGCAGATACCAG GAAGTTGCTGAGATTGCAGAATGGGAAGACGAACAAATTGAGTTCATAAAGGAGAAGGTGTCAGAACAGGGAAAACAAGAAGATCTCCAGAAGGGAAAGGCCCCAGCACAG GTGTCCTTGGATGAAGCTGCATTTTTATTGGACTTAGCCTCCATAGATGGAACCTGGTCAGACTTTGAGCAGCGAATTGCTGAATGCTACGAGGAAGCTGGACTTAATGACATATCAAAATTTGTTTTGCACAGAGATTGA
- the LOC113289551 gene encoding filament-like plant protein 7 has translation MDHKPWPWRKKSSEKTISVGDKVPSAEEKLMNENIIELEKSVEILNQKLSSALAECNIKSQLAVKNGEVAKEAIAGWEKEKAESSSLKQQLDEALQQTVLKDERIAHLDAALKECMQQLRFVREEKEQRINDIIVKTGKESEKMKMILEEKIAEANKSLENLIAEYNNLSKVLHEKEILIEELNERNFQAEADFNALMSRFNSAEKTNASLKYEVCIIEKELEIRNEERDFNRQTADATQKLHLESVKKIAKLESECQRLRILVRKRLPGPAALATMKTEVEMLGIGREATDTRRKSVPPMRGSMVKDFRKEISSGSLNKQTNYLIERLCAVEEENKTLKETLLKKDSELESSMLICARTASNLSQAEAQLAELSKSQKIMELARNSPVSPLASIVEDRSNGDAESWASPALISELNQFKNDKSRGSQSSKSFGGSDISLMDDFAEMEKMAIVSVDKSLGSSHISDESNTPRVNQEKEVRKGTSRELFPVTDSPSGFTDKMHKGILKYPGWIQDILRIVFEQKRVTQRNVDDILADILAASSCMSIQGEHEATDVNKNLSLSSASEQPNISGYIAWKPQNASEAVDSDQASAADISLKEVCEEKIQSSLSKSLRKLIELIEGIISQPSSLDYNDQNNLPRNDGSSFPYDNAATSTGYMVRVFQWKNSELSSVLRKFSHTCNDLLNGKSDLEQFATELTLAFDWAMNHCFSLQDVSSMRDTMKKNFDWDESQSENDNQSPPIFSSAILKERTLIHQMEEMQSKLKEENRMLKEEIAEKELAKKDLEGRIQSATNKIEELMIQLQDSEKSISSLQSIVATLRESKGMVEDQLVSHKLLEEDLNTQLSVATVELSEARQNISSLEAELEDRSTCCQKLESSCLELQLQLASLTKKELSQYEAQRNNRQLKTDWEITAASEKLAECQATIFNLGKQLKALAPPKDTTLLENATSTTTAATTNNKTTMTNKNLNNQRPSLLNHILADDDTGVEDDPNSPMMKEIICTTDSRKPPSGSLKDSHIDPNSSSKSIRGYLGSNETNYKRSTEMSLAIIPSKKRGNSGSGGFLRKLLSRRKTGSLKMSIPTVL, from the exons ATGGACCACAAACCATGGCCTTGGAGGAAGAAATCttcagagaaaactatatctgtAGGCGATAAAGTTCCATCAGCAGAAGAG AAACTTATgaatgaaaatataattgaattGGAGAAATCTGTGGAAATTTTGAACCAGAAACTATCTTCTGCCCTCGCCGAATGCAATATTAAAAGCCAACTTGCAGTAAAGAATGGGGAAGTCGCCAAAGAAGCCATTGCAG GGTGGGAAAAGGAAAAAGCAGAATCGTCATCTCTCAAGCAACAACTGGATGAAGCCTTACAGCAGACGGTATTGAAAGATGAAAGAATAGCTCATTTGGATGCGGCTTTAAAGGAATGTATGCAGCAGTTACGATTTGTCAGGGAGGAGAAGGAGCAAAGAATTAATGATATTATTGTGAAGACAGGGAAAGAAAGTgaaaagatgaagatgattttAGAAGAGAAGATAGCAGAAGCTAATAAGAGCCTTGAAAATTTAATTGCTGAGTATAACAATCTAAGTAAGGTTCTTCATGAGAAGGAGATTCTGATCGAAGAGCTTAACGAACGCAACTTCCAAGCAGAAGCAGATTTTAATGCATTAATGTCTCGATTTAACTCCGCTGAAAAAACAAATGCTTCTCTGAAATATGAGGTTTGCATTATTGAGAAGGAACTTGAGATTCGAAACGAAGAGAGGGACTTCAATCGTCAAACAGCCGATGCGACTCAGAAGCTACACCTTGAAAGCGTAAAGAAGATTGCCAAGTTAGAGTCGGAGTGTCAAAGATTGCGTATCCTGGTTCGAAAACGATTGCCAGGACCTGCTGCTTTGGCGACAATGAAAACTGAAGTTGAAATGCTAGGAATAGGAAGAGAAGCAACTGATACAAGGAGAAAGTCGGTTCCTCCAATGAGGGGTTCGATGGTAAAGGACTTCAGGAAGGAGATTTCTTCGGGTAGTCTGAACAAGCAGACTAATTATTTGATTGAAAGATTATGTGCTgtggaagaagaaaacaaaactcTCAAGGAAACCTTATTGAAGAAAGACAGTGAACTCGAATCTTCAATGCTCATATGTGCACGGACAGCTTCCAATTTATCTCAGGCTGAGGCTCAGCTTGCAGAATTATCGAAAAGTCAGAAAATTATGGAGCTTGCAAGGAATTCTCCAGTATCCCCCTTAGCATCAATAGTCGAGGACAGGAGCAATGGAGATGCTGAATCATGGGCTAGTCCTGCACTAATTTCTGAACTGAATCAATTCAAGAATGATAAGTCACGGGGGTCTCAATCGAGCAAAAGTTTTGGAGGTTCAGACATAAGTCTTATGGATGACTTCGCCGAGATGGAAAAAATGGCAATAGTTTCTGTGGACAAGTCTTTAGGAAGTTCCCACATCTCCGATGAAAGCAACACACCTAGAGTAAACCAAGAAAAGGAAGTGAGGAAAGGAACTAGTAGGGAGCTATTTCCAGTGACCGACAGTCCCTCTGGGTTTACAGATAAAATGCATAAGGGCATCCTGAAATATCCTGGGTGGATCCAAGATATTTTGAGAATTGTCTTCGAGCAGAAACGTGTCACACAGAGAAACGTTGACGACATTCTTGCAGATATCCTAGCTGCTTCCAGCTGCATGAGTATCCAGGGTGAACATGAAGCAACTGATGTAAATAAGAATTTGAGCCTTTCAAGCGCATCAGAACAACCAAATATTAGCGGCTACATTGCATGGAAACCTCAAAATGCATCAGAAGCAGTGGATTCTGATCAAGCGTCTGCTGCAGATATCTCCCTGAAGGAAGTGTGCGAAGAGAAGATTCAATCAAGTCTAAGCAAATCACTTCGTAAACTGATCGAGCTTATTGAAGGGATTATTAGTCAACCATCTTCACTTGATTACAATGACCAAAACAACTTACCAAGAAATGATGGGAGTTCATTCCCATATGACAACGCAGCAACATCTACAGGCTACATGGTTCGTGTTTTCCAATGGAAAAATTCTGAACTCAGTTCTGTTCTGCGTAAGTTCTCTCATACTTGTAATGATCTCTTGAACGGTAAAAGTGATCTTGAACAATTTGCTACAGAGCTAACTTTAGCTTTTGACTGGGCAATGAACCATTGCTTCTCCCTTCAAGACGTTTCAAGTATGAGAGACACAATGAAAAAGAATTTTGATTGGGATGAGTCACAAAGCGAAAATGATAACCAGTCCCCACCTATTTTCTCATCTGCTATTTTGAAGGAGCGAACTTTAATACATCAGATGGAGGAAATGCAATCCAAATTGAAAGAAGAAAACAGAATGCTAAAGGAAGAGATAGCAgagaaggagttagcaaagaaaGATTTGGAGGGAAGGATTCAGTCAGCAACTAATAAGATAGAAGAATTGATGATTCAACTGCAAGATTCGGAGAAAAGCATTTCAAGCTTGCAATCTATAGTAGCAACATTAAGAGAGTCAAAGGGGATGGTTGAAGACCAGCTTGTAAGCCACAAGTTGCTTGAGGAGGATCTCAATACCCAACTCTCGGTGGCCACTGTCGAGTTAAGTGAAGCTCGCCAAAATATTTCATCTCTTGAAGCAGAATTGGAAGATAGAAGCACCTGTTGTCAAAAGCTAGAATCATCATGCCTCGAGTTACAACTGCAGCTAGCAAG TCTGACGAAGAAGGAATTGTCCCAGTATGAGGCACAGCGAAACAATAGGCAACTCAAAACT GACTGGGAAATTACAGCAGCTTCAGAAAAGTTGGCAGAGTGTCAAGCAACCATCTTCAATCTAGGTAAACAATTGAAGGCATTGGCTCCCCCTAAGGACACTACTCTCTTGGAGAATGCTACTTCTACCACCACTGccgccaccaccaacaacaagacAACCATGACGAACAAGAATTTGAACAATCAACGCCCATCTCTTCTAAATCACATTTTAGCTGACGATGACACCGGAGTTGAAGATGATCCTAATTCCCCCATGATGAAAGAGATCATATGCACCACAGACTCTCGAAAACCACCCTCAGGTAGCCTCAAAGATTCCCACATTGATCCCAACAGTTCATCGAAGTCCATTAGAGGTTACCTTGGTTCAAACGAAACAAATTACAAGAGGTCTACTGAAATGTCTCTAGCTATTATTCCTAGTAAAAAACGCGGAAACAGCGGCAGTGGTGGTTTTCTGCGGAAACTTTTGTCGAGAAGGAAAACTGGTAGTCTGAAGATGTCCATCCCCACTGTTCTCTAA
- the LOC113289552 gene encoding uncharacterized protein LOC113289552 isoform X2, with amino-acid sequence MKVPGGILSSRVSSSSTTTTTTSAFPKLFLHRHSRSKSTNAAANFRCSSSAATSDHISYIKDVAATRPPEHLNSLLNMLQSKGTITALLRWPTAPPGMEMPVVEVRQYGVWLLAKNVDQYIHRILAEADANNPADSSNELFDASSEVGRKLYRRGDFSKSKLPNLDVYLLKKVGMFPDILECKVMQHFEKGDHVSAMVTGEFYTNKEHFPGFGRPFVFNAEVLLKVGRKLEAKDAARGALKSPWWTLGCRYQEVAEIAEWEDEQIEFIKEKVSEQGKQEDLQKGKAPAQVSLDEAAFLLDLASIDGTWSDFEQRIAECYEEAGLNDISKFVLHRD; translated from the exons ATGAAAGTTCCTGGAGGAATTCTATCGAGTAgagtttcatcatcttcaaccaccACGACTACTACTTCAGCATTCCCCAAGTTGTTTCTTCACCGCCACAGCCGCAGTAAAAGTACCAATGCCGCTGCTAATTTCAGATGCTCCTCTTCAGCAGCAACTTCTG ATCACATATCATACATTAAAGATGTAGCTGCAACGCGACCACCAGAACATCTCAATTCTTTGTTGAATATGCTTCAATCTAAAG GCACTATCACTGCATTGTTGAGATGGCCAACAGCTCCACCAGG GATGGAGATGCCAGTTGTGGAAGTCCGTCAGTACGGGGTGTGGCTTTTAGCCAAGAAT GTCGATCAATACATTCATAGAATTTTGGCTGAGGCAGATGCCAACAACCCTGCAGACAGTAGCAATGAGCTATTTGATGCTTCATCTGAGGTTGGTAGAAAGCTTTATAGGAGGGGTGACTTCTCTAAATCTAAGCTTCCAAATCTTGATGTCTACCTTTTGAAGAAG GTTGGCATGTTTCCGGACATCTTAGAATGTAAAGTGATGCAACATTTTGAGAAAGGCGACCAT GTTTCAGCGATGGTGACCGGGGAGTTTTATACGAACAAGGAGCATTTTCCTGGTTTTGGACGGCCTTTTGTGTTTAATGCAGAGGTTTTGCTGAA GGTTGGGCGTAAATTAGAAGCAAAGGATGCTGCAAGAGGAGCACTAAAATCACCATGGTGGACGTTGGGATGCAGATACCAG GAAGTTGCTGAGATTGCAGAATGGGAAGACGAACAAATTGAGTTCATAAAGGAGAAGGTGTCAGAACAGGGAAAACAAGAAGATCTCCAGAAGGGAAAGGCCCCAGCACAG GTGTCCTTGGATGAAGCTGCATTTTTATTGGACTTAGCCTCCATAGATGGAACCTGGTCAGACTTTGAGCAGCGAATTGCTGAATGCTACGAGGAAGCTGGACTTAATGACATATCAAAATTTGTTTTGCACAGAGATTGA